A single region of the Oceanotoga teriensis genome encodes:
- a CDS encoding ABC transporter ATP-binding protein: MEDILKIENFKKYYKDVKAVDGISLSIQKGKTTAILGPNGAGKTTTVETLEGLRKPTMGDIYYFGEKVFEIDRKIKERIGVQLQSTTFFDNLTVEEIIRAFGGLYKKSIETNILLKDLNLEEKRKARMKNLSGGQKQRVALACAIVNDPDIIFLDEPTTGLDPQARRNLWEQIDDFKKRGKTVVLTTHYMEEAEFLADYIYVIDHGKIIAEGTVDKLIKSLNMNSLITFETLDFDSNIDLFNGDLKKVDDVYQYETDDVEKSLIKIFEYSKEKNFKIDNLKVRKPNLEDVFLTLTGRSLRD, translated from the coding sequence ATGGAAGATATTTTAAAGATTGAAAATTTTAAAAAATATTATAAGGATGTAAAAGCGGTTGATGGAATATCTTTGAGTATACAAAAAGGTAAAACTACTGCTATACTTGGCCCTAATGGCGCAGGTAAAACTACTACTGTTGAGACTTTAGAAGGCCTTAGAAAACCTACTATGGGGGATATATATTATTTTGGTGAAAAAGTTTTTGAGATAGACAGAAAAATAAAGGAAAGAATAGGAGTTCAACTTCAAAGTACTACTTTTTTTGACAATTTAACGGTTGAAGAAATTATAAGAGCTTTTGGTGGATTATATAAAAAAAGTATAGAAACAAATATTTTACTCAAAGATTTAAATCTTGAAGAAAAAAGAAAAGCGAGAATGAAAAATTTATCTGGTGGACAAAAGCAAAGAGTAGCACTTGCTTGTGCTATAGTTAATGATCCTGATATTATATTTTTAGATGAACCTACTACTGGATTAGATCCACAGGCAAGAAGAAATTTATGGGAACAGATTGATGATTTTAAAAAAAGAGGGAAAACAGTAGTTCTTACAACGCATTATATGGAAGAAGCAGAATTTCTTGCAGATTATATATATGTTATAGATCATGGTAAGATAATTGCTGAAGGAACTGTAGATAAACTTATAAAATCATTGAATATGAATTCATTAATAACTTTTGAAACTTTAGATTTTGATTCAAATATAGATTTATTTAATGGAGATTTAAAGAAAGTTGATGATGTTTATCAATATGAAACTGATGATGTTGAAAAATCTCTCATAAAGATTTTTGAATATTCAAAAGAAAAAAATTTTAAAATTGATAATTTAAAGGTTAGAAAACCAAATCTTGAAGATGTTTTTTTAACATTAACTGGAAGGTCATTAAGAGATTAG